From Streptomyces durmitorensis, a single genomic window includes:
- a CDS encoding phage tail fiber protein — protein sequence MIGISDNLSNTAENRCLDWIMGTATTAPTLPLKVALVTANGSDSAAGTEATGGSYVRKNLTVGAASSGATSNTADLVWTGMPAGTFVGVEVWDSAGVPIRLWYGPLAASRTLLAGDELKITAGQLTFALS from the coding sequence GTGATTGGAATTAGTGACAACCTTTCGAATACGGCCGAGAATCGGTGCCTCGACTGGATCATGGGGACGGCGACGACCGCCCCCACCCTTCCGCTCAAGGTCGCCCTCGTTACCGCCAACGGATCCGACAGCGCGGCAGGCACCGAAGCCACCGGCGGCAGCTACGTGCGCAAGAACTTGACCGTCGGGGCAGCCTCATCCGGCGCCACCTCCAACACGGCCGACCTGGTCTGGACGGGCATGCCTGCCGGAACGTTCGTCGGCGTCGAGGTGTGGGACTCCGCGGGCGTGCCGATCCGCCTCTGGTACGGGCCGCTCGCCGCCAGCCGCACCCTGCTCGCCGGGGATGAGCTCAAGATAACCGCAGGCCAGCTCACGTTTGCGCTTTCCTGA